A DNA window from Halomonas zincidurans B6 contains the following coding sequences:
- the pilW gene encoding type IV pilus biogenesis/stability protein PilW, translating into MIRRPCSLPAPRLGAVMFATLWLSGCAATQQDGLESAADPDRAAELNVAMGIEYMEQGNLPRAQRKLERALAIDPGNADALQANALLYQRQGENRLAREFFKRALAANPDLTRARNNYAAFLYRQGEIAAACEQLERASQDINYDNRAQLFTNLGRCRLERGALADAAESLQRAQSIDPRYAPSYLALARTLTAQGEQDRAWDQLQRFIRLTGTTPESLRLAEQIASARGDSASAAFYSQQLNESQRAP; encoded by the coding sequence ATGATTCGTCGCCCATGCTCGTTACCCGCACCCCGGCTGGGTGCCGTCATGTTCGCAACGCTGTGGCTTTCCGGCTGCGCCGCCACGCAGCAGGACGGCCTGGAAAGCGCTGCGGACCCGGACCGGGCGGCCGAGCTCAACGTGGCGATGGGCATCGAGTACATGGAACAGGGCAACCTGCCCCGCGCGCAGCGCAAGCTCGAACGCGCCTTGGCCATCGATCCCGGCAATGCCGACGCGCTGCAGGCCAATGCGCTGCTCTACCAGCGCCAGGGCGAGAACCGGCTGGCTCGCGAGTTCTTCAAGCGCGCGCTGGCCGCCAACCCCGACCTGACCCGAGCGCGCAACAACTACGCGGCATTCCTCTACCGCCAGGGCGAGATCGCGGCGGCCTGCGAACAGCTCGAACGCGCCAGTCAGGACATCAATTACGACAACCGCGCCCAGTTATTCACCAACCTGGGCCGCTGCCGGCTCGAGCGCGGCGCGCTGGCCGACGCCGCCGAGAGCCTCCAACGCGCCCAAAGCATCGACCCACGCTACGCGCCCAGTTATCTGGCGCTGGCGAGAACACTCACCGCACAGGGCGAGCAAGATCGCGCCTGGGACCAGTTGCAACGCTTCATCCGGTTGACCGGCACCACCCCCGAGAGTCTTCGACTGGCCGAGCAGATCGCCAGCGCTCGCGGTGACAGTGCCAGTGCCGCTTTCTATTCGCAGCAGCTGAACGAGTCTCAGCGCGCTCCCTGA
- a CDS encoding RodZ domain-containing protein — MSDAHQRQEASLDPELSSGRHSSGEMLKRERERQGLTIEEVAVQLNLRPAVVNGLEADQYNEVPVAAYRRGYLRAYARLMGIDEGPVVAAYNAQHGDTRSDVERRVTPVQHARKPSRVGAWIFKLFTLLVILGLIGLTLLWWQSRNGNDLLGLSGSREGNVAESMNDGPAGASGTDGQDAGMPPVADQDGELGLVASEGGAADAGASEPPLVEDPATSEDTATATAPDDTTQTPNPIIAETDNSSATGTARSDGSDTASQADSATPPAEQSATQTPAVNERQLSLTFNEQSWTEIYDANDRRILVGLQSAGTQATAEGDPPFRLTIGNATGVELNYRGEAVDLAARTGGNNVARFTLGE; from the coding sequence ATGAGCGACGCACACCAACGACAGGAAGCCAGTCTCGACCCCGAACTCTCATCCGGCCGGCACTCTTCCGGCGAGATGCTCAAGCGCGAACGCGAGCGCCAGGGCCTGACCATCGAGGAAGTCGCGGTTCAGCTCAACCTGCGCCCGGCGGTGGTCAACGGTCTCGAAGCCGATCAGTACAACGAGGTGCCGGTCGCCGCCTATCGCCGCGGTTATCTGCGCGCCTACGCGCGGCTGATGGGCATCGATGAAGGCCCGGTGGTCGCCGCCTACAATGCCCAGCACGGCGACACCCGCAGCGACGTCGAGCGGCGTGTCACCCCGGTGCAGCACGCGCGCAAGCCGTCGCGGGTCGGCGCCTGGATCTTCAAGCTGTTCACCCTGCTGGTGATTCTCGGCCTGATCGGCCTGACGCTGTTGTGGTGGCAAAGCCGCAACGGCAACGACCTGCTCGGCCTGAGCGGCTCCAGAGAAGGCAATGTCGCCGAGTCGATGAACGACGGACCCGCTGGGGCCAGCGGTACCGACGGTCAAGACGCTGGCATGCCCCCGGTCGCCGATCAGGACGGCGAATTGGGTCTGGTCGCGTCAGAGGGTGGCGCAGCCGACGCCGGAGCGAGCGAGCCGCCGCTGGTCGAGGATCCCGCCACGAGCGAAGACACCGCCACCGCGACGGCGCCCGACGACACGACGCAGACGCCGAACCCGATCATCGCCGAAACCGATAACAGCTCCGCCACCGGCACAGCCCGTTCAGACGGCAGTGATACCGCCAGCCAGGCCGACAGCGCCACGCCGCCGGCCGAGCAGAGCGCCACCCAGACGCCGGCCGTCAACGAACGGCAACTATCGCTGACATTCAATGAGCAGTCGTGGACCGAAATCTACGACGCCAACGACCGCCGCATCCTGGTCGGCCTGCAGTCCGCCGGCACCCAGGCCACGGCCGAGGGCGACCCGCCGTTTCGCCTGACCATCGGCAACGCCACTGGCGTCGAGTTGAACTACCGTGGCGAAGCCGTCGACCTCGCTGCCCGCACCGGCGGTAACAATGTCGCCCGCTTTACGCTGGGAGAGTAA
- the ispG gene encoding flavodoxin-dependent (E)-4-hydroxy-3-methylbut-2-enyl-diphosphate synthase has protein sequence MHAQSPIQRRKSRQIHVGSVAVGGDAPISVQSMTNTDTLDVAATVEQIKRLAAAGADIVRVSVPTMDAAEAFGRIKRQSPVPLVADIHFDYKIALRVAELGVDCLRINPGNIGREDRVRAVVSAARDNAIPIRIGVNAGSLEKDLQKKYGEPTSAALVESAMRHIDHLDRLDFPDFKVSVKASDVFMAVGAYRDLASRIEQPLHLGITEAGGLRSGTVKSSIGLGLLLMDGIGDTIRVSLAADPVEEVKVGFDMLKSLKLRAKGINFIACPSCSRQNFDVISTMNALEERLEDVMTPLDVSVIGCVVNGPGEAKESDVGLTGGSPANLVYLDGKPASKLRNDHLVDDLEKLIRDKVREKQQAEQDTIVRAR, from the coding sequence ATGCACGCTCAGTCCCCCATCCAGCGGCGCAAGTCGCGCCAGATCCATGTCGGTTCGGTCGCTGTGGGCGGTGACGCGCCCATCTCCGTGCAGAGCATGACCAACACCGACACCCTGGACGTCGCCGCCACCGTCGAGCAGATCAAGCGCCTGGCCGCTGCCGGCGCCGACATCGTGCGCGTCTCGGTGCCGACCATGGACGCCGCCGAGGCGTTCGGCCGGATCAAGCGCCAGTCGCCGGTGCCGCTGGTCGCCGACATCCACTTCGATTACAAGATCGCCCTGCGCGTCGCCGAGCTCGGCGTCGACTGCCTGCGCATCAACCCCGGCAACATCGGCCGCGAGGATCGCGTGCGCGCGGTGGTCTCGGCGGCCCGCGACAACGCCATCCCGATCCGCATCGGCGTCAATGCAGGCTCCTTGGAGAAGGACCTGCAGAAGAAGTACGGCGAGCCGACCTCGGCGGCGCTGGTGGAATCGGCGATGCGCCACATCGATCATCTGGATCGCCTCGACTTTCCCGATTTCAAGGTCAGCGTCAAGGCCTCCGACGTGTTCATGGCGGTGGGCGCCTATCGCGACCTGGCCAGCCGCATCGAACAGCCGCTGCATTTAGGGATCACCGAGGCCGGCGGGCTGCGCTCGGGCACCGTCAAGTCGTCGATCGGCTTAGGGCTACTGCTGATGGACGGCATCGGCGACACCATCCGCGTATCGCTGGCCGCCGACCCGGTCGAGGAGGTCAAGGTCGGCTTCGACATGCTCAAGAGCCTCAAGCTGCGCGCCAAGGGCATCAACTTCATCGCCTGCCCGAGCTGCTCGCGCCAGAACTTCGACGTCATCAGCACCATGAATGCCCTCGAGGAGCGCCTCGAGGACGTCATGACCCCGCTCGACGTCTCGGTGATCGGCTGCGTGGTCAACGGCCCCGGCGAGGCCAAGGAGAGCGACGTCGGCCTGACCGGCGGCAGCCCGGCCAATCTGGTCTACCTGGACGGCAAGCCGGCTTCCAAGCTGCGCAACGATCATCTCGTTGACGATCTCGAGAAACTGATCCGCGACAAGGTACGCGAGAAGCAACAGGCCGAGCAGGACACGATCGTTCGCGCGCGTTAA
- the hisS gene encoding histidine--tRNA ligase: MSKKIQAIRGMNDLLPEQSPLWQYFEGQVRTLMQRYGYREIRTPIVEQTALFARSIGEVTDIVEKEMYTFDDRNGDSLTLRPEGTAACVRAAMEHGLLYNQTQRLWYQGAMFRHERPQKGRYRQFHQVGIEAYGMDGPDIDLEVILLSARLWKQLGLYEHVTLELNSLGSPEARGAYRERLVDYFEQHQELLDDDARRRLSSNPLRILDSKNPDMAGMLADAPQLLDHLDAESRAHFETLTARLDAAGIGYRINPRLVRGLDYYSRTVFEWTTEALGSQGTVCAGGRYDGLVEQLGGKPTPAVGFAMGVERLILLLETLELVPAESRRGPDAYLLAIGARAEHAAQLLGERLRDALPSLTLQVHCGGGGFKNQIKKADKSGARLALILGDDEIDQGLLGIKFLREQRDQETLDQQAALDRLAALLA; this comes from the coding sequence TTGAGCAAGAAGATCCAGGCCATCCGTGGCATGAACGACCTGTTGCCCGAACAATCGCCGCTGTGGCAATACTTCGAGGGCCAGGTCAGGACGCTGATGCAGCGCTACGGCTATCGCGAGATACGCACCCCGATCGTCGAGCAGACCGCGCTGTTCGCGCGCTCGATCGGCGAGGTGACCGATATCGTCGAGAAGGAGATGTACACCTTCGACGATCGTAACGGTGACAGCCTGACGCTGCGCCCCGAAGGCACCGCCGCCTGCGTGCGCGCCGCCATGGAGCACGGGTTGCTCTACAACCAGACCCAGCGGCTGTGGTACCAGGGAGCGATGTTCCGCCACGAGCGCCCGCAGAAGGGTCGCTACCGCCAGTTCCATCAGGTCGGCATCGAAGCCTACGGCATGGACGGCCCGGACATCGATCTGGAGGTGATCCTGCTCTCGGCGCGGCTGTGGAAGCAGCTCGGCCTGTACGAGCACGTCACCCTCGAGCTCAACTCGCTGGGCTCGCCCGAGGCGCGTGGGGCCTACCGCGAACGGCTGGTCGATTACTTCGAGCAGCACCAGGAGCTGCTCGACGACGACGCCAGGCGCCGCCTGTCGAGCAATCCGCTGCGTATCCTCGACTCCAAGAATCCCGACATGGCCGGGATGCTCGCCGACGCGCCGCAACTGCTCGACCATCTCGACGCCGAATCCCGGGCGCACTTCGAGACGCTCACCGCGCGCCTCGATGCCGCGGGCATCGGCTATCGCATCAACCCGCGCCTGGTTCGCGGTCTGGACTATTACAGCCGCACCGTGTTCGAGTGGACCACCGAGGCGCTGGGCAGCCAGGGCACGGTATGTGCCGGTGGCCGCTACGATGGCTTAGTCGAGCAGCTGGGCGGCAAGCCGACCCCGGCGGTGGGTTTCGCGATGGGCGTCGAGCGGCTGATTCTGCTGCTCGAGACCCTCGAGCTGGTTCCCGCCGAGAGCCGCCGCGGCCCCGATGCCTACCTGCTGGCCATCGGCGCGCGTGCCGAACACGCCGCGCAGCTGCTCGGCGAGCGGCTGCGCGACGCGCTGCCGAGCCTGACCCTGCAGGTCCACTGCGGCGGCGGCGGCTTCAAGAACCAGATCAAGAAGGCCGACAAGAGCGGCGCGCGGCTGGCGCTGATTCTCGGCGATGACGAAATCGATCAGGGGCTGCTGGGCATCAAGTTCCTGCGCGAGCAGCGCGACCAGGAAACCCTGGACCAGCAGGCCGCCCTCGACCGGCTCGCCGCGCTGCTCGCCTGA
- a CDS encoding YfgM family protein, producing MAELRSEEEQLDAIKRWWKSNGTSLIIGVVVAAAGVFAWKAWQNYQDSQAEAASAQYQQLLALAGQQDLGDEALSRAEGLIDTLVNDYGDTRYAELATLIQARLEIVDGDLAGASQALQRVIDGDADDYLKGLARLRLARIQLADGQPETALATLEAGIPASLAAPRAIARGDALVALARNDEARKAYQQALTLSRESEQPVYGVQLKLDNLGAEDATL from the coding sequence GTGGCGGAGCTTAGAAGTGAAGAAGAACAGCTTGACGCGATCAAGCGCTGGTGGAAGAGCAATGGCACGTCGCTGATCATCGGCGTGGTCGTCGCCGCGGCCGGCGTGTTCGCCTGGAAGGCCTGGCAGAACTACCAGGATTCGCAGGCCGAGGCGGCCTCGGCGCAGTATCAGCAGTTGCTTGCGCTGGCCGGCCAGCAGGACCTGGGGGACGAGGCGCTAAGCCGTGCCGAAGGACTGATCGACACCCTGGTCAATGACTACGGCGACACCCGCTATGCCGAGCTGGCCACGTTGATCCAGGCCCGTCTGGAGATCGTCGATGGCGACCTGGCCGGCGCCAGCCAGGCCTTGCAGCGGGTCATCGACGGCGACGCCGACGACTACCTCAAGGGACTGGCGCGGCTGCGTCTGGCACGCATCCAGCTCGCCGACGGCCAGCCCGAGACGGCGCTCGCCACCCTCGAGGCCGGCATTCCCGCGAGCCTGGCCGCGCCGCGTGCGATCGCCCGCGGCGACGCGCTGGTCGCGCTGGCGCGTAACGACGAGGCCCGCAAGGCCTACCAGCAGGCACTCACGCTGTCCCGCGAGTCCGAGCAACCGGTCTACGGCGTGCAGCTCAAGCTCGACAATCTCGGTGCGGAGGACGCCACCCTATGA
- the bamB gene encoding outer membrane protein assembly factor BamB: MKLVQLLAPTLALAALLAGCAGNVEPQYPPKPLTDIDRQVELTREWSQDVGDGLGVARYPITPALDDDRLFAADQSGLLRAIDTASGKTLWQIELDTPVSSGLTAVAGQIYLGTRNGEVLALNQDDGSIVWRSRVSSEVLAAPQPNSELLVVQSVDGAVTALDRASGEERWTYTSNEPALTLRGTGTPRVINQVSFAGFANGRLVTLDNRSGQPLWDMRVAVPSGRTEVDRLVDLDGQPLLTRDGRLYVTSYNGRLLALEATSGEILWEREASSYLTPLLVGDVLFTVNEDSHVLALDAASGRVMWESDALEGRSLTAPAFVDGRIAVGDFAGYVHLLDAESGELVGRSELGTAISLSPLADGQRLYVMDDSGELAAYRLNERASD; encoded by the coding sequence ATGAAACTCGTTCAACTGCTCGCCCCGACCCTGGCCCTGGCGGCGCTGCTGGCGGGCTGCGCCGGTAACGTCGAGCCGCAGTATCCGCCCAAGCCGCTGACCGATATCGACCGCCAGGTCGAACTGACCCGCGAATGGAGCCAGGACGTCGGCGATGGCCTGGGCGTGGCCCGCTATCCGATCACTCCAGCGCTGGACGACGACCGGCTGTTTGCCGCCGACCAGTCGGGCCTGCTGCGCGCCATCGACACCGCAAGCGGCAAGACGCTATGGCAGATCGAGCTCGACACGCCGGTCTCCAGCGGCCTCACCGCGGTGGCCGGGCAGATCTACCTGGGTACTCGCAACGGTGAAGTGCTGGCGCTGAATCAGGACGACGGCTCGATCGTCTGGCGTTCACGGGTGTCCAGCGAGGTGCTTGCCGCGCCGCAGCCCAACAGCGAGCTGCTGGTGGTACAGAGCGTCGATGGCGCGGTGACCGCGCTCGATCGTGCCAGCGGCGAGGAGCGCTGGACCTACACCAGCAACGAGCCGGCGCTGACCCTGCGCGGCACGGGCACGCCGCGGGTCATCAACCAGGTCAGCTTCGCCGGTTTTGCCAACGGCCGACTGGTGACGCTCGACAACCGCAGCGGCCAGCCGCTGTGGGACATGCGTGTCGCCGTTCCCTCCGGACGCACCGAAGTCGACCGGCTGGTCGATCTCGACGGCCAGCCGCTGCTGACCCGCGACGGACGACTCTATGTGACCAGCTACAACGGCCGCCTGCTGGCGCTCGAGGCGACCAGCGGCGAGATCCTCTGGGAGCGCGAGGCCTCGAGCTATCTGACGCCGTTGCTGGTCGGCGACGTGCTGTTCACGGTCAACGAGGACAGCCACGTGCTGGCGCTGGATGCCGCTTCCGGCCGCGTGATGTGGGAATCCGACGCCCTCGAGGGACGCAGCCTGACCGCGCCGGCCTTCGTCGACGGGCGCATCGCGGTGGGCGACTTTGCGGGTTACGTCCACCTGCTCGACGCCGAGAGCGGCGAACTGGTGGGGCGCAGCGAGCTCGGCACGGCGATCAGCCTGTCCCCGCTCGCCGACGGCCAGCGCCTTTACGTGATGGACGACAGCGGCGAACTTGCCGCCTATCGCCTGAACGAGCGCGCCAGCGACTGA
- the der gene encoding ribosome biogenesis GTPase Der: MNPVIALVGRPNVGKSTLFNRLTRSRDALVADFPGLTRDRKYGNGQLGGKEYTVIDTGGISGGISGDEQGIDAAMAEQSLLAIDEADIVLFLVDARSGLIPADEAIANHLRVNQKKTWLVVNKTDGLEEHSAMAEFWTLGLGDPHPIAASHGRNVTTLIDEVLAPFPEREENAPPPDAERGIRIGVIGRPNVGKSTLVNRLLGEERVVVFDEAGTTRDAIEIPFERRGRRYVLIDTAGVRRRKNVSLTAEKFSIIKTLDAIKECHVAVMVLDARSGLVEQDLHLLDYVLNSGRALVLAVNKWDGLESEQRDKMRSEIKRRLGFADYADLHFISALHGTAVGDLYPSIERAFKAATAHWSTNRLTTLLQDAVSEHQPPLVHGRRIKLRMAHQGGSNPPIIVVHGNQTQALPEAYKRYLTNTFRKVLKVRGTPIRFEFRSGNNPYDPDAGASDREKAKKRELGRSREARKNRR; encoded by the coding sequence ATGAATCCCGTGATCGCCCTGGTCGGTCGGCCCAACGTCGGCAAATCGACCCTTTTCAATCGTCTGACCCGCTCACGTGATGCGCTGGTGGCGGACTTTCCCGGCCTGACCCGCGACCGCAAGTACGGCAACGGCCAGCTCGGCGGCAAGGAATACACCGTCATCGACACCGGCGGCATCAGCGGCGGCATCAGCGGCGACGAACAGGGCATCGACGCCGCCATGGCCGAGCAGTCGCTGCTGGCCATCGACGAGGCCGACATCGTGCTGTTCCTGGTCGATGCGCGCAGCGGGCTGATCCCGGCCGACGAGGCGATCGCCAACCACCTGCGGGTCAACCAGAAGAAGACCTGGCTGGTGGTCAACAAGACCGACGGCCTCGAGGAGCACTCGGCGATGGCCGAGTTCTGGACGCTGGGCCTCGGCGACCCTCACCCGATCGCGGCGAGTCACGGGCGCAACGTAACCACGCTGATCGACGAGGTGCTGGCGCCCTTTCCCGAGCGCGAGGAGAACGCGCCGCCCCCCGACGCCGAGCGCGGCATCCGCATCGGCGTGATCGGCCGGCCCAACGTCGGCAAATCGACGCTGGTCAACCGGTTGCTCGGCGAGGAGCGCGTGGTGGTGTTCGACGAGGCCGGCACCACCCGCGATGCCATCGAGATCCCCTTCGAGCGTCGTGGACGGCGCTACGTGCTGATCGACACCGCCGGGGTGCGGCGGCGCAAGAACGTCAGCCTGACCGCCGAGAAGTTCTCGATCATCAAGACCCTGGACGCGATCAAGGAATGCCACGTCGCGGTGATGGTGCTCGACGCCCGCAGCGGTCTGGTCGAACAGGACCTGCACCTGCTCGACTACGTGCTCAACTCGGGGCGCGCGCTGGTGCTGGCGGTCAACAAGTGGGACGGCCTGGAAAGCGAACAGCGCGACAAGATGCGCAGCGAGATCAAGCGCCGGCTGGGCTTCGCCGACTACGCCGACCTGCACTTCATCTCGGCGCTGCACGGCACCGCGGTGGGCGATCTCTACCCGTCGATCGAGCGCGCCTTCAAGGCCGCCACCGCCCACTGGTCGACCAACCGCCTGACCACCCTGCTGCAGGACGCGGTCAGCGAGCACCAGCCGCCGCTGGTCCACGGCCGGCGCATCAAGCTGCGCATGGCCCACCAGGGCGGCAGCAACCCGCCGATCATCGTCGTCCACGGCAACCAGACCCAGGCGCTGCCGGAAGCCTACAAGCGCTACCTGACCAACACCTTCCGCAAGGTGCTCAAGGTGCGCGGCACGCCGATCCGCTTCGAATTCCGCTCCGGCAACAACCCCTACGACCCCGACGCCGGCGCCAGCGACCGCGAGAAGGCCAAGAAGCGCGAACTCGGACGCAGCCGCGAAGCGCGCAAGAACCGCCGCTGA
- a CDS encoding ATP-binding protein, with protein sequence MDAELAQRLHRLLDRLEEALPPPAPAVDWERDIAALWQRNALGGQLIPVATRDDVRLDDLIGVERQKQALLANTRAFLHGRPANHALLWGARGSGKSSMVRALLNSLAGEGLRLIQVDRHDLVGLPAMVQRLRDTRHRFVVYCDDLSFEGHDDAYKALKSVLDGTLTGPPENVLLYATSNRRHLLPEAIGDNDASRLVDGELHHGDAVEEKISLSDRFGLWLAFHPFNQDSYLEACRHWVAQLADEGCWNEAARGEAIRYATLRGVRSGRAAWQFACYWVGSAPER encoded by the coding sequence ATGGATGCCGAGCTCGCACAGCGCCTGCATCGCTTGCTCGACCGGCTCGAGGAGGCCCTGCCGCCGCCGGCCCCGGCGGTCGATTGGGAGCGCGATATCGCCGCGCTATGGCAGCGCAACGCGCTGGGCGGCCAGCTGATTCCGGTCGCCACCCGCGACGACGTCAGGCTCGACGACCTGATCGGCGTCGAACGCCAGAAGCAGGCGCTGCTCGCCAATACCCGGGCGTTCCTGCACGGCCGGCCGGCCAACCACGCGCTGCTGTGGGGCGCGCGGGGCAGCGGCAAGTCGTCGATGGTACGCGCGCTGCTCAACAGTCTGGCCGGCGAAGGGTTGCGGCTGATCCAGGTCGATCGCCACGATCTGGTCGGCCTGCCGGCGATGGTCCAGCGGCTGCGCGATACCCGCCATCGCTTCGTGGTGTACTGCGACGATCTGTCGTTCGAGGGCCACGACGACGCCTACAAGGCGCTCAAGAGCGTGCTCGACGGCACCCTCACCGGGCCGCCGGAGAACGTGCTGCTGTATGCCACGTCCAACCGCCGCCATCTGCTGCCCGAGGCGATCGGCGACAACGACGCCTCGCGGCTGGTCGACGGCGAGCTGCATCACGGCGACGCCGTCGAGGAGAAGATCTCGCTGTCGGATCGCTTCGGCCTGTGGCTGGCGTTCCATCCGTTCAACCAGGACAGTTACCTAGAGGCCTGTCGCCATTGGGTGGCGCAGCTCGCCGATGAGGGATGCTGGAACGAGGCCGCGCGGGGCGAGGCGATCCGCTACGCCACGCTGCGCGGAGTGCGCAGCGGGCGCGCCGCCTGGCAGTTCGCCTGTTACTGGGTAGGCAGCGCGCCGGAGCGCTGA
- the ltrA gene encoding group II intron reverse transcriptase/maturase codes for MKIRCTMHLASATGRAPRHSAISGASTAGVDRQSVSRFAAQSGRHLEELQADLAAGRYRPQAVRRIEIPKGGGKTRPLGIPTVKDRIVQAALKRVIEPILEHEFLPMSYGFRPGRGCKDALRAVDDGLKAGMTWGVDADLQGYFDSIPHDRLMSRVEERLSDGRLLSLLRAWLTQDIVSEMNCWSPTAGAPQGAIISPLLANLYLHPLDQEMTQRGYRMVRYADDFVILCYSEQEARQALAHVQDWVMTNGLTLHPDKPHIGDCRQRGEGFDFLGYRFEAGKRWVRRKSLRAFKDKVRSKTRRTEGKSLRQIIASLNPLLRGWFGYFRHAYRTTFRPLDGFIRRRLRAILRKQEKRPGRGNTGTDTRRWPNRFFAAAGLFTLAEAWQQASQSRC; via the coding sequence ATGAAAATACGTTGTACCATGCACCTCGCGTCCGCTACAGGTCGAGCGCCCCGCCATTCAGCGATTTCCGGTGCGTCTACAGCGGGGGTCGATCGGCAAAGCGTGTCACGCTTCGCCGCGCAGTCCGGACGCCACCTTGAGGAGCTCCAGGCCGACCTGGCGGCGGGGCGGTACCGCCCACAGGCGGTGCGGCGGATCGAGATCCCCAAGGGCGGCGGCAAGACACGCCCGTTGGGTATCCCTACCGTCAAGGACCGCATCGTTCAGGCGGCGCTCAAGCGTGTCATCGAACCGATTCTCGAGCACGAGTTCCTGCCGATGAGCTATGGCTTCCGACCAGGAAGAGGCTGCAAGGACGCCTTGCGGGCCGTCGATGATGGCCTCAAGGCCGGCATGACCTGGGGGGTCGACGCCGACCTGCAGGGTTACTTCGACAGCATCCCGCATGACCGCCTCATGAGCCGTGTTGAGGAACGGCTCAGCGATGGTCGGTTGTTGTCACTGCTGCGTGCCTGGCTGACGCAGGACATCGTTAGCGAGATGAACTGCTGGAGCCCCACCGCGGGAGCGCCGCAAGGAGCGATCATCAGCCCCTTGCTGGCGAATCTCTACCTGCACCCGCTGGACCAGGAGATGACCCAGCGCGGCTATCGCATGGTGCGGTATGCCGACGACTTTGTCATCCTCTGTTACAGCGAGCAGGAGGCCCGGCAGGCCCTGGCCCACGTGCAGGACTGGGTGATGACGAATGGCCTGACCCTGCACCCCGACAAGCCCCATATCGGTGACTGTCGACAACGCGGCGAGGGCTTCGACTTCCTGGGCTACCGCTTCGAGGCGGGAAAGCGCTGGGTACGTAGGAAGAGTCTCAGAGCCTTCAAGGACAAGGTGAGAAGCAAGACGCGGCGGACGGAAGGCAAGAGTCTGCGGCAGATCATCGCCTCACTCAATCCTCTGCTAAGAGGCTGGTTCGGCTACTTCCGACACGCCTATCGGACAACGTTCCGGCCGTTGGATGGCTTCATCCGCCGACGGCTTCGCGCCATCCTGCGCAAGCAGGAGAAACGCCCTGGGCGTGGCAACACCGGAACAGACACGCGACGTTGGCCCAATAGGTTCTTCGCCGCTGCCGGGCTTTTCACCCTAGCCGAAGCCTGGCAGCAAGCGAGCCAATCACGATGTTGA
- a CDS encoding winged helix-turn-helix domain-containing protein, with protein sequence MTRTRHDRPGLQIRLVADRDVVLGPGKAALLEAIDASGSIAAASRTLGLSYKKAWQLIDTMNRHLPGPVVTTASGGNQRGGAGLTPLGREVVERYRALQRTLDAAHCEEARSLLALVDRRQATPH encoded by the coding sequence ATGACACGTACCCGACACGATCGTCCCGGCCTGCAGATACGCCTGGTCGCCGACCGGGACGTGGTGCTGGGCCCCGGCAAGGCGGCGCTGCTCGAGGCGATCGACGCCAGCGGCTCGATCGCCGCCGCGAGCCGGACCCTGGGCCTGAGCTACAAGAAGGCCTGGCAACTGATCGATACCATGAATCGCCATCTGCCCGGGCCGGTCGTGACGACCGCCAGCGGCGGCAACCAGCGGGGCGGCGCCGGACTGACCCCGCTGGGTCGCGAGGTGGTCGAGCGCTATCGCGCGCTGCAACGCACGCTCGATGCCGCCCACTGCGAGGAAGCCAGGTCCTTGCTGGCGCTCGTCGACCGGCGCCAGGCCACGCCGCACTGA